A single Zonotrichia albicollis isolate bZonAlb1 chromosome 28, bZonAlb1.hap1, whole genome shotgun sequence DNA region contains:
- the ELK4 gene encoding ETS domain-containing protein Elk-4 has translation MDSAITLWQFLLQLLQEPQNKNIICWTSNDGEFKLLQAEEVARLWGIRKNKPSMNYDKLSRALRYYYVKNIIKKVNGKKFVYKFVSYPEILNMDPLVVGRMEGDPEIPGFGEVTSTPKEAESCGKEKSQSCAKSSSRNDYIHSGLYSSFTLNSLNSSSVKLFRSIKIENPAEKLAEKKPQDATTPSVIKFVTVPSKKPPCAPLVSSTPSAAAVTSAASAGPAAASSLPLSSEEPLHTLESLVLPKLSVPEAPPAPLPSLSSGYAPTPPLASVSPALQAPSAPPSPPLSSNPELDIDTDMESGSSQQLEAAPSLQPPSPEAGEQQDPAGMEKEIANHLSRAKKPKGLELAPTLVITGSDPSPLGILSPSLPTASLTPALFSQTPILLTPSPLLSSIHFWSTLSPVAPLSPARLQGASSLFQFPSVLNSHGPFTLSGLDGPSTPGPFSPDLQKT, from the exons ATGGACAGTGCCATCACCCTGTGGCAgttcctcctccagctgctgcaagAGCCCCAGAACAAGAACATCATCTGCTGGACCTCCAACGACGGGGAATtcaagctgctgcaggcagaggaggTGGCCAGGCTCTGGGGGATCCGCAAGAACAAGCCCAGCATGAACTATGACAAACTCAGCCGGGCGCTGCGCTACTACTACGTGAAG AATATCATCAAGAAGGTGAACGGGAAGAAATTTGTGTACAAATTCGTTTCCTACCCTGAGATCCTGAACATGGACCCCCTTGTGGTGGGCAGGATGGAGGGGGACCCCGAAattcctggatttggggaggtcaccagcacccccaaggAGGCGGAGAGCTGCGGCAAGGAGAAATCCCAATCCTGTGCAAAATCCTCGAGCCGCAACGATTACATCCACTCAGGCCTGTACTCCTCCTTCACCCTCAACTCCCTCAACTCCTCCAGCGTGAAGCTCTTCAGGTCCATCAAGATCGAGAACCCGGCCGAGAAGCTGGCGGAGAAGAAACCTCAGGACGCCACCACCCCTTCCGTCATCAAATTTGTCACCGTGCCCTCCAAAAAGCCGCCCTGTGCCCCGCTGGTGTCCAGCACCCCCTCAGCCGCGGCCGTCACCTCCGCGGCctccgccggccccgccgcggcctCCTCGCTGCCGCTGAGCTCCGAGGAGCCGCTGCACACCCTGGAGAGCCTCGTGCTGCCCAAGCTCAGCGTTCCCGAAGCTCCTCCGGCCCCTTTGCCGAGCCTGAGCTCCGGCTACGCCCCCACCCCGCCCCTCGCCTCAGTGTCCCCCGCGCTCCAGGCGCCCTCGGCGCCGCCCTCGCCGCCGCTGAGCTCCAACCCCGAGCTGGACATTGACACGGACATGGAGTCGGGGAGCTCGCAGCAGCTGGAGGCGGCGCCCAGCCTGCAGCCGCCGTCCCCGGAGGCCGGGGAGCAGCAGGATCCCGCCGGGATGGAGAAGGAGATCGCCAATCACCTCTCCAGAGCGAAGAAACccaaagggctggagctggCGCCCACCCTGGTCATCACGGGCAGCGACCCCAGCCCGCTGGGCATcctgagcccttccctgcccacGGCCTCTCTGACTCCTGCACTTTTCTCTCAG ACGCCCATCCTGCTGACGCCCAGCCCGCTGCTCTCCAGCATCCACTTCTGGAGCACCCTGAGCCCGGTGGCGCCGCTCAGCCCCGCCCGCCTGCAGGGAGCCAGCTCCCTCTTCCAG tttccaTCCGTGCTCAACAGCCACGGCCCCTTCACCCTGTCAGGACTGGACGGACCCTCCACCCCCGGCCCCTTTTCCCCAGACCTGCAGAAGACAtag